A region of Flavobacterium indicum GPTSA100-9 = DSM 17447 DNA encodes the following proteins:
- a CDS encoding SAM-dependent methyltransferase, with translation MSTNTTTLGKLYLIPCTLSNPGEIEVNPFDVLPTQVKNCIDQLDHFIVEHSKSARKFIKSIAPDKKQADLVLFELNKHTQANAIKEMIQPLLQGKNMGIVSEAGCPGIADPGAVIVDLAHKKNIQVIPLVGPSSILLALMGSGMNGQSFAFNGYLPIDKNDKKTALKNLEKLSSEKNQAQLFMETPYRNNKFLEDILNTLNAHTKLCIACDITLPTEFIKTKTVNDWKKNKVDLHNRPCIFVIQKD, from the coding sequence ATGTCAACAAATACAACAACATTAGGAAAATTATATTTAATTCCTTGTACTCTTTCAAACCCAGGAGAAATAGAAGTTAATCCTTTTGATGTTTTACCAACACAAGTAAAAAATTGTATTGATCAATTGGATCATTTTATTGTAGAACATAGTAAATCGGCTCGTAAATTTATAAAAAGCATAGCTCCAGATAAGAAACAAGCCGATTTGGTGTTGTTTGAACTGAATAAACATACACAAGCAAATGCTATTAAAGAAATGATTCAGCCTTTATTACAAGGTAAAAATATGGGAATCGTTAGTGAAGCGGGTTGTCCAGGCATTGCTGACCCAGGAGCTGTTATTGTGGATCTTGCACACAAAAAAAACATACAAGTTATTCCTTTAGTTGGGCCAAGTTCAATACTACTGGCTTTAATGGGAAGTGGAATGAATGGTCAAAGTTTTGCATTTAATGGGTATTTACCCATTGATAAAAATGATAAAAAAACAGCTTTAAAAAATTTGGAAAAACTTTCTTCAGAAAAAAATCAGGCCCAATTATTTATGGAAACGCCTTATAGAAATAATAAATTTTTAGAGGATATTTTAAATACACTTAATGCCCATACTAAACTTTGTATTGCATGCGACATTACACTACCGACAGAATTTATTAAAACCAAAACAGTAAACGACTGGAAAAAAAACAAGGTCGATTTACACAACCGACCTTGCATTTTTGTAATCCAAAAAGATTAA
- a CDS encoding low molecular weight protein-tyrosine-phosphatase, which translates to MPVKILMVCLGNICRSPLAEGILQSKISKTICIVDSAGTANYHVGEAPDKRSIATAKKNGIDISNQKCRQIKRSDFETFDYIYVMDKNNYKNVIAIAPNKEAELKVQLILNELHPSMDLEVPDPYYGGIDGFEEVFKMLDDACNMIVQKINK; encoded by the coding sequence ATGCCCGTAAAAATATTAATGGTTTGTCTCGGCAATATTTGTCGGTCTCCTTTAGCTGAAGGTATTTTACAAAGTAAAATTTCTAAAACTATTTGCATTGTGGATAGTGCAGGTACAGCTAATTATCATGTTGGAGAAGCACCCGACAAAAGATCTATTGCAACAGCCAAAAAGAATGGAATAGACATAAGCAACCAGAAATGTAGACAAATTAAACGTTCCGATTTTGAAACTTTTGATTATATCTATGTTATGGATAAAAATAATTACAAGAATGTAATCGCAATTGCTCCAAACAAGGAAGCTGAATTGAAAGTGCAACTAATTCTTAACGAATTGCATCCTTCAATGGATTTAGAAGTTCCAGACCCTTACTATGGCGGAATTGATGGTTTCGAAGAAGTTTTTAAAATGCTCGATGACGCTTGTAATATGATTGTTCAAAAAATTAATAAATAG
- the dnaA gene encoding chromosomal replication initiator protein DnaA gives MNKAAKSVWTNCLSFIKDNIQDQAFKTWFEPIVAINLTEDNALHIQVPSKFFYEWLEEHYVTILKTALTKELGNQAKLVYKIKMENTYGNKLPFTEQIPSSQRSSVKTQEIDVPIVNKNPELKNPFIIPGIRNVKIESQLNSNYSFDNFLEGDSNRLARSAGMAVANKPGGTSFNPLLIFGGVGLGKTHLAHAIGVEIKDKFPEKTVLYISAEIFTQQYIESVKKNTRNDFIHFYQLIDVLIIDDVQFLSGKAGTQDVFFHIFNYLHQNGKQVILTSDKAPVDMQDIEQRLLSRFKWGLSAELHQPDYETRISILKNILYRDGVEMPDEIVEYVAKHIKSNVRELEGAIISLIAQSSFNKREVTIELAKQVVEKFVKNIKREISIDYIQKVVSDYFQIDTETLKSKTRKRHIVQARQLAMFFAKKFTKASLANIGNQIGDRDHATVLHACKTVDNLVTTDKQFRKFVDDINKKLSV, from the coding sequence ATGAATAAAGCAGCGAAATCTGTATGGACTAATTGCCTCTCATTTATAAAAGACAATATTCAGGACCAAGCCTTTAAGACTTGGTTTGAACCTATTGTGGCAATTAATCTTACCGAAGATAATGCGTTGCACATTCAAGTTCCTAGTAAATTCTTTTACGAGTGGCTTGAAGAACATTATGTTACCATTTTAAAAACAGCATTAACAAAAGAACTTGGAAATCAAGCAAAGTTAGTGTACAAAATTAAAATGGAAAACACTTATGGTAATAAATTACCTTTTACAGAACAAATTCCAAGTTCACAGCGTTCTTCAGTTAAAACTCAGGAAATAGACGTACCTATTGTTAATAAGAATCCAGAATTAAAAAATCCATTCATCATCCCTGGAATTAGAAACGTAAAAATTGAATCTCAATTAAATTCTAATTACAGCTTTGATAATTTTTTAGAAGGAGACTCTAATCGATTAGCTAGAAGTGCGGGTATGGCTGTAGCCAACAAACCCGGAGGAACTTCTTTTAATCCTTTATTAATTTTTGGTGGCGTTGGATTAGGGAAAACACACTTAGCTCATGCTATTGGTGTAGAAATTAAAGATAAATTTCCAGAAAAAACTGTTTTATATATTTCTGCCGAAATTTTCACACAACAATATATTGAATCTGTAAAAAAGAATACACGTAACGACTTTATTCATTTTTATCAGTTAATTGATGTATTAATTATTGATGATGTTCAATTTTTATCTGGAAAAGCGGGAACACAAGATGTTTTTTTCCACATATTCAATTACTTACATCAAAATGGAAAACAAGTAATTTTAACTTCTGACAAGGCACCTGTTGACATGCAAGATATTGAACAACGCTTGCTATCTCGTTTTAAATGGGGCTTATCAGCAGAATTACACCAACCTGATTACGAAACCAGAATCTCTATTCTGAAAAACATTTTGTATAGAGACGGTGTTGAAATGCCAGATGAAATTGTAGAATATGTTGCCAAACATATAAAATCTAATGTACGTGAATTGGAAGGCGCTATTATTTCTTTAATCGCACAATCATCTTTCAATAAGCGTGAGGTAACTATTGAACTTGCAAAACAAGTAGTAGAGAAATTCGTTAAAAATATTAAACGTGAAATCTCTATTGATTACATACAGAAAGTTGTTTCAGATTATTTCCAAATAGATACTGAAACTTTAAAATCAAAAACTAGAAAACGTCATATTGTTCAAGCGCGACAATTAGCGATGTTCTTTGCCAAAAAATTCACCAAAGCATCATTAGCAAATATTGGAAATCAAATTGGCGATAGAGATCATGCTACGGTATTACATGCTTGTAAAACTGTAGACAATTTAGTTACAACAGACAAACAGTTTAGAAAATTTGTTGACGATATTAACAAAAAACTAAGCGTATAA
- a CDS encoding acyl-CoA thioesterase codes for MKEYQFQVRVRYAETDQMGVVYHGNYAQYFEMGRVEWLRNLGVSYKWMEENGVMLPVVSLQMNYKKPARYDDLLTVKTIFKSQTSVKIEFDYEIYNEKEELLTTGSSVLVFVDMKSGRPIVPPTYVTEKLINL; via the coding sequence ATGAAAGAGTATCAATTTCAAGTTAGAGTTAGGTATGCAGAGACAGATCAAATGGGAGTAGTGTATCATGGTAATTATGCACAATATTTTGAAATGGGACGTGTAGAATGGTTGCGAAATTTAGGTGTTTCTTATAAGTGGATGGAAGAAAATGGTGTAATGTTACCCGTGGTTTCTTTGCAAATGAATTACAAGAAACCAGCTCGTTATGATGATTTATTAACCGTTAAAACAATTTTTAAAAGTCAAACTTCGGTTAAGATAGAATTTGATTATGAAATTTATAATGAAAAAGAAGAGTTATTAACAACGGGTAGTTCAGTACTAGTTTTTGTTGATATGAAATCGGGTCGACCAATTGTTCCGCCAACTTATGTAACGGAGAAATTGATCAATTTATAA
- a CDS encoding IMPACT family protein, with protein MKDTYKTIENPVKDILFKEKNSKFIGFAYPIQSEDDVKIYLDELKKEHFSARHWCYAYQLGTETTRFRANDDGEPSNSAGMPIYGQIQSFEVTNILIVVVRYFGGIKLGVGGLISAYKTAAQMTLEEATIVEKTIDKHFLITFDYKNMNKVMRIIKEKNLDIINQKMELNCAIEIATRKKNAEQIFDIFTNLYEIEIKEKEL; from the coding sequence TTGAAAGACACTTACAAAACAATAGAAAACCCAGTAAAAGATATTCTTTTTAAAGAGAAAAACAGCAAATTTATTGGTTTTGCTTATCCGATTCAAAGTGAAGATGATGTCAAAATTTATTTGGATGAATTAAAAAAAGAACATTTTTCAGCTCGTCATTGGTGTTATGCTTATCAATTAGGAACTGAAACAACACGTTTTAGAGCAAATGATGATGGTGAACCTAGTAATAGTGCTGGAATGCCAATTTATGGTCAAATTCAATCTTTTGAAGTTACCAATATCTTAATTGTAGTTGTTCGCTATTTTGGCGGCATAAAACTTGGTGTTGGCGGTTTAATTTCAGCCTATAAAACTGCCGCACAAATGACATTAGAAGAAGCTACAATTGTAGAAAAAACAATTGACAAACACTTTCTGATTACTTTTGATTATAAAAACATGAACAAAGTAATGCGAATCATCAAAGAAAAAAATTTAGATATCATAAATCAGAAAATGGAATTAAATTGCGCAATTGAAATTGCAACTAGAAAAAAAAATGCCGAACAAATATTCGACATTTTTACAAATCTTTATGAAATAGAAATCAAAGAAAAAGAATTATAA
- a CDS encoding HAD-IA family hydrolase, which produces MIETIIFDFGDIFINLDHQATQLELQKLGLKEWNEELQQLNLKYETGKIDELTFLQGIQKHIPNADLLDIRAAWNAILLDFPLKRLEFLQMLSSKYKLFLLSNTDATHIEKFEHKVGMSFAREFYSCFEKVYFSFEFGFRKPDENAFKFVINNHNLIPKKTLFVDDKLDNIEAAKKLELNTWHLQVGKEEVTDLFNKI; this is translated from the coding sequence ATGATTGAAACAATTATTTTTGATTTCGGGGATATTTTCATCAATTTAGATCACCAGGCTACACAATTAGAATTACAAAAATTAGGATTAAAAGAATGGAATGAAGAGTTACAACAATTAAACCTTAAATACGAAACAGGCAAAATTGATGAATTAACATTCCTACAAGGTATCCAAAAACACATACCAAACGCTGATTTACTTGACATTAGAGCAGCTTGGAATGCCATATTATTAGATTTTCCTTTAAAAAGATTGGAATTTCTACAAATGCTCTCTTCAAAATACAAATTATTTCTATTAAGTAATACTGATGCTACCCATATTGAAAAATTTGAGCATAAAGTGGGTATGTCTTTTGCAAGAGAATTTTATAGTTGTTTTGAAAAAGTATATTTTTCTTTTGAATTTGGCTTCAGAAAACCTGATGAAAATGCTTTTAAATTTGTAATTAACAATCATAACCTAATACCTAAAAAAACACTTTTTGTTGATGATAAATTAGACAATATTGAAGCTGCGAAAAAACTCGAATTAAATACTTGGCATTTACAAGTAGGAAAAGAAGAAGTAACAGATTTGTTTAATAAAATCTAA
- the ribD gene encoding bifunctional diaminohydroxyphosphoribosylaminopyrimidine deaminase/5-amino-6-(5-phosphoribosylamino)uracil reductase RibD, translated as MNTHEIYMNRCIQLAKNGLGTTYPNPLVGSVIVHNNKIIGEGWHRKAGAPHAEVNAIASVKDKSLLKEATIYVSLEPCSHFGKTPPCCDLIIEKEIPNVVVGTVDPFSEVSGSGIQRLKASGKNVLVGILEKECQELNKRFFTFHTKKRPYIILKWAESKDGCIAPLTKNKKEPVWITNVYSRQLVHKWRTEEQGILVGTQTVLDDNPSLDARDWKGNNPTRITFDKFNKIPDTFFIKNHKQPTILFTECKKNNNSENCIYENSIFDKSQITETLKKLHSYNIQSVIVEGGAKTLQAFINEGLWDEARIFIGDINLGNGIKAPEFFFKSKEEFFIGSDQLKIYKQV; from the coding sequence ATGAATACACATGAAATTTACATGAATCGTTGCATTCAATTAGCTAAGAATGGTTTGGGAACCACTTATCCAAATCCATTAGTAGGCAGTGTTATTGTACATAACAATAAAATAATTGGAGAAGGTTGGCACAGAAAAGCAGGAGCACCTCATGCGGAAGTAAATGCCATAGCTTCGGTAAAAGACAAATCTTTATTAAAAGAAGCGACCATTTATGTCAGTTTAGAGCCCTGTAGTCATTTCGGAAAAACGCCACCTTGTTGTGACTTAATCATTGAAAAAGAAATTCCTAATGTTGTAGTTGGCACGGTAGATCCATTTTCAGAAGTTTCAGGAAGCGGCATACAACGATTAAAAGCATCAGGCAAAAATGTACTCGTAGGTATATTAGAAAAAGAATGTCAAGAATTAAACAAACGTTTTTTCACCTTTCATACTAAAAAACGTCCGTACATCATTTTAAAATGGGCAGAAAGCAAAGATGGTTGTATTGCACCATTAACTAAAAACAAAAAAGAGCCCGTTTGGATAACAAATGTTTATTCAAGACAATTAGTACATAAATGGAGAACTGAAGAACAAGGCATTTTAGTGGGTACACAAACTGTACTGGACGATAATCCAAGTTTAGATGCTAGAGATTGGAAAGGCAATAATCCTACTAGAATAACTTTTGATAAATTTAACAAAATACCCGATACTTTTTTCATTAAAAACCACAAACAGCCAACAATTTTATTTACAGAATGCAAAAAAAATAACAATTCTGAAAATTGTATTTATGAAAATAGTATCTTTGATAAATCCCAAATTACCGAAACACTCAAAAAATTACACAGTTATAACATCCAATCTGTAATTGTTGAAGGTGGTGCCAAAACGCTTCAAGCCTTTATCAATGAAGGATTATGGGATGAAGCTCGAATTTTTATTGGTGACATTAATTTAGGTAATGGCATCAAAGCACCTGAGTTCTTCTTTAAAAGCAAAGAAGAATTTTTTATCGGTAGTGACCAATTAAAAATCTACAAACAAGTATGA
- a CDS encoding GNAT family N-acetyltransferase, whose translation MDYTIRRIEEKDNAKMAQIIRAIFHELDAPKEGTAYADPILDCLSDVYIGANEVYYVVEVAGEVLGGSGIAPLAGNDANICELQKMYFAPELRGKGIAQVLIEKCLSFAKEAGFDQCYLETLPFMTAAQKLYKKVGFQYTDAPLGCTGHGSCDVFMIKEL comes from the coding sequence ATGGATTACACAATACGAAGAATAGAAGAAAAAGATAATGCTAAAATGGCTCAAATTATACGTGCTATTTTTCACGAATTAGATGCTCCTAAGGAAGGAACGGCTTACGCTGATCCTATATTAGATTGTTTGTCAGATGTATATATTGGTGCTAATGAAGTTTATTATGTGGTTGAAGTAGCAGGTGAAGTTTTGGGCGGTTCGGGTATTGCACCTTTGGCGGGTAATGATGCTAATATTTGTGAGTTACAAAAAATGTATTTTGCTCCAGAATTAAGAGGAAAAGGTATTGCACAAGTTTTAATTGAAAAATGTTTGTCTTTTGCAAAGGAGGCTGGCTTTGATCAATGTTATCTTGAAACTCTTCCGTTTATGACAGCAGCTCAAAAATTATACAAAAAAGTCGGCTTTCAATATACAGATGCTCCTTTGGGATGTACTGGTCATGGAAGTTGCGATGTGTTTATGATTAAAGAATTGTAA
- the prmC gene encoding peptide chain release factor N(5)-glutamine methyltransferase, with protein MTISNLKSHFFTELKGIHEESEIDSFFLILIDYLHQLKRIDLSLRPDFEVSAEDLVKWESVILELKKEKPIQYITGEAWFYGLRFEVNEHTLIPRPETEELVEWIIESRKSKVESQKSKVESQKLNEESQNWNILDIGTGSGCIPIALKHEIPTATVYTMDVSEKAIEIAQKNALDNEVQVNFIHRDILKSSNLQIKESSNLLFDVIVSNPPYVRNLEKVEIKNNVLEYEPHLALFVDDNDALLFYRKIAQLAQKSLSPDGYLFFEINQYLGKETIELLENLGFKNIQLRKDFMGNDRMIRCGL; from the coding sequence ATGACAATTAGCAATTTAAAATCTCATTTTTTTACTGAATTAAAAGGAATTCATGAAGAATCAGAAATTGATTCCTTTTTTCTAATTCTTATAGACTATTTACATCAATTGAAACGAATCGATCTTTCATTACGTCCTGATTTTGAGGTTTCTGCGGAAGATTTGGTTAAATGGGAGTCTGTAATTTTAGAATTAAAGAAAGAAAAACCCATTCAATATATTACCGGTGAAGCTTGGTTTTATGGTCTGCGATTTGAAGTGAATGAACATACTTTAATTCCGCGTCCAGAGACAGAAGAATTAGTGGAATGGATTATTGAAAGTCGAAAGTCAAAAGTCGAAAGTCAAAAGTCAAAAGTCGAAAGTCAAAAGTTAAATGAAGAAAGTCAAAATTGGAATATTTTAGACATAGGAACCGGTTCTGGCTGTATACCGATTGCCTTAAAACATGAAATTCCAACGGCAACTGTTTATACTATGGATGTTTCTGAAAAAGCGATTGAAATAGCCCAAAAAAATGCATTAGATAATGAAGTACAAGTAAATTTCATTCATCGCGATATTTTGAAATCTTCAAATCTTCAAATTAAAGAATCTTCAAATCTTCTTTTCGATGTCATTGTTTCTAATCCGCCTTATGTTCGAAATTTAGAAAAAGTTGAAATAAAGAACAATGTGTTGGAATACGAACCACATTTGGCTTTATTTGTAGATGATAACGATGCTTTGTTATTTTATCGAAAAATTGCCCAATTAGCCCAAAAAAGCCTTTCTCCAGATGGATATTTATTTTTTGAGATTAATCAATATTTGGGAAAAGAGACGATTGAATTATTAGAAAATCTGGGTTTTAAAAACATTCAATTACGTAAAGATTTTATGGGTAATGACCGCATGATTCGTTGTGGTTTGTGA
- a CDS encoding ABC transporter permease, with amino-acid sequence MIGLFKENTRIALSSIRTQILRTVLTVIIIAIGIMALVGILTVVSALDNTLLKNFASMGSNTFSISQYDFSSQINRNDAQDKINPIISYPQAKEFQKKFDFPFTTTSVSFNAVANAEVKYENKKTDPEISVLGIDENYIPNKGLELSKGRNLNSFDVDNNNYVCVVGSNFEKGLFDGVNPIDKTLSIRGAKFKVIGLLKEKGATFGNNQDLRIMIPAQIARSIFSAPNINYDIDIKVNNEALLNQAVDQATLTMRRVRKLNPIEEDNFGIKRSDDLIQRIMDNTKTLSIAAWVIGIITIFGSSIALMNIMLVSVSERTREIGIRKSLGATRSTIAWQFFTETFVISQLGGILGIILGILLGSGIAIAIGFEFTIPWMAMTAAFITTLVVTIFSGLYPAIKASKLDPVEALRYE; translated from the coding sequence ATGATTGGATTATTTAAAGAAAATACAAGAATTGCATTAAGTTCAATTCGCACTCAAATTTTAAGAACAGTATTAACGGTTATTATTATTGCGATTGGTATTATGGCCTTAGTGGGTATTTTAACCGTAGTTTCTGCATTGGACAACACTTTATTAAAGAACTTTGCGTCGATGGGGTCTAATACTTTTTCGATTAGTCAATATGATTTTTCTTCGCAAATTAATCGCAATGATGCACAAGACAAAATCAATCCAATTATAAGTTATCCACAAGCTAAAGAATTTCAAAAAAAATTCGATTTTCCTTTCACCACTACATCTGTTTCATTTAATGCTGTAGCTAATGCAGAAGTAAAGTATGAAAACAAAAAAACGGACCCTGAAATTTCTGTTTTAGGAATTGATGAAAATTATATTCCTAACAAAGGACTGGAACTTTCAAAAGGAAGAAATTTAAATTCATTTGATGTAGACAATAACAATTATGTTTGTGTGGTAGGTTCTAACTTTGAAAAAGGTTTGTTTGATGGTGTAAACCCTATTGATAAAACACTTTCAATTAGAGGCGCAAAATTTAAAGTTATAGGTTTATTGAAAGAAAAAGGCGCCACCTTTGGTAACAATCAGGATTTACGGATTATGATTCCGGCTCAGATTGCACGATCTATTTTTTCTGCACCCAACATTAATTATGATATTGATATAAAAGTAAATAATGAAGCCCTTTTAAACCAGGCAGTTGATCAAGCTACGTTAACCATGCGTAGAGTTCGAAAATTAAATCCGATAGAAGAGGATAATTTTGGTATAAAACGAAGTGACGATTTAATTCAGCGTATTATGGATAATACCAAAACTTTGAGTATTGCAGCTTGGGTTATTGGTATCATCACTATTTTTGGATCTTCTATTGCCTTAATGAACATTATGTTAGTTTCTGTTTCCGAGCGAACAAGAGAAATTGGTATAAGAAAATCATTAGGCGCTACAAGAAGTACCATTGCTTGGCAATTTTTCACCGAAACATTTGTTATTAGTCAACTAGGTGGAATTCTAGGAATTATTCTTGGAATATTACTCGGATCTGGAATTGCTATAGCTATTGGATTTGAATTTACCATTCCATGGATGGCCATGACAGCCGCTTTCATAACTACTTTAGTGGTAACCATTTTTTCAGGCTTATATCCTGCTATAAAAGCTTCAAAACTAGATCCTGTGGAAGCATTGAGGTATGAGTAG
- the hisS gene encoding histidine--tRNA ligase — MAQKPSIPKGTRDFSSTEVAKRNYIFSIIKSNFEKFGFQPIETPTFENSETLMGKYGEEGDRLIFKILNSGEYLEKVEDQILADKNTKKLTPKISEKALRYDLTVPFARYVVQHQNELEFPFKRYQIQPVWRADRPQKGRFREFYQCDADVVGSNSLWQEVELVQLYDTVFSQLGLKGVTIKINNRKILSGIAEVIGASDKLIDFTVALDKLDKIGEDGVKKEMLEKGISETAIEKVQPLFNFTGTIAEKIEKLGALLKTSEEGTKGVEELQFICNAIDTLGLQSAHFDLDVTLARGLNYYTGAIFEVAAPAGVAMGSIGGGGRYDDLTGIFGLKNMSGVGISFGLDRIYLVLEELGLFPETVTTKPQALFINFGDHEALYAMQAMAQLRSAGVRVELFPDKAKLDKQFKYAEKKGIPFVIFVGAEEIANRTFKLKNNHTREEQIVHLAALTAALQ, encoded by the coding sequence ATGGCTCAAAAACCAAGTATACCAAAAGGGACACGTGATTTTTCGTCAACAGAAGTTGCGAAAAGAAATTATATTTTTTCTATTATAAAATCGAATTTTGAAAAATTTGGTTTTCAACCTATTGAAACACCCACCTTTGAAAATTCAGAAACGTTAATGGGAAAATATGGAGAAGAAGGAGATCGTTTAATTTTTAAAATTTTAAATTCTGGAGAATATTTGGAAAAAGTAGAAGACCAAATTTTAGCAGATAAAAACACCAAAAAATTAACACCTAAAATCTCTGAAAAAGCCTTGCGATATGATTTAACAGTGCCTTTTGCTCGGTATGTGGTGCAACATCAAAACGAGTTAGAATTTCCTTTTAAGCGGTATCAAATTCAGCCTGTTTGGCGTGCTGATCGTCCGCAAAAGGGTCGTTTCAGAGAATTTTATCAATGTGATGCGGATGTGGTAGGAAGTAATTCACTTTGGCAAGAAGTGGAATTGGTTCAGTTGTATGATACGGTATTTTCACAATTAGGATTAAAAGGGGTAACTATTAAAATTAACAATCGTAAAATTTTATCTGGAATCGCTGAAGTAATTGGCGCTTCAGATAAGTTAATTGATTTTACAGTTGCCTTAGATAAATTAGATAAAATTGGTGAAGACGGCGTAAAGAAAGAAATGCTTGAAAAAGGTATTTCAGAAACGGCTATTGAAAAAGTACAACCCTTATTTAATTTTACAGGTACCATTGCTGAAAAAATAGAAAAACTTGGTGCTTTACTTAAAACTTCGGAGGAAGGAACAAAAGGAGTAGAGGAATTGCAATTTATTTGTAATGCCATTGATACGTTAGGCTTGCAATCGGCTCATTTTGATTTAGATGTTACCCTAGCTCGTGGATTAAATTATTACACGGGTGCAATATTTGAAGTAGCTGCTCCTGCAGGTGTGGCTATGGGTTCCATTGGTGGCGGTGGAAGATACGACGATTTAACGGGTATTTTTGGTTTGAAAAATATGAGTGGCGTGGGAATTTCCTTTGGATTGGATCGTATTTATTTAGTTCTTGAGGAATTAGGTTTGTTTCCTGAAACGGTGACTACCAAGCCACAAGCGTTATTTATAAACTTTGGAGACCATGAAGCGTTATATGCTATGCAAGCTATGGCACAATTAAGATCAGCTGGTGTTCGAGTGGAATTATTCCCTGATAAAGCTAAATTGGATAAACAATTTAAATATGCAGAAAAAAAAGGTATTCCATTTGTTATTTTTGTAGGTGCTGAAGAAATTGCAAATCGCACGTTTAAATTGAAAAACAATCATACAAGAGAAGAACAAATCGTACATTTGGCAGCGTTAACAGCGGCTTTACAATAA